One stretch of Synechococcales cyanobacterium T60_A2020_003 DNA includes these proteins:
- a CDS encoding metal ABC transporter permease, producing MIEALQFDFMRNALMAGILVSIACGVIGTFVVVNRIVFISGGIAHAAYGGIGLGYFFQFNPVLGAILFSVVSALGMGMVQRKTQQRADTIIGVMWAIGMAIGIILIDLTKGYKADLLSYLFGSILTVSFSDLIIMLVLDAIIITLAVLFYKELLAIYFDELFATVVNVPVDAIYLTLLCMIALTIVMMMRVVGLIMVIALLTMPAATSAQFVRDMKKMMVLASFLGMIFTTVGLGLSYFLNLTSGATIILVAGAVYLLSLLIQPLLKASGHSEF from the coding sequence ATGATTGAAGCCTTGCAGTTTGACTTTATGCGAAATGCGCTCATGGCGGGAATTCTGGTCAGCATTGCCTGTGGGGTAATTGGCACCTTTGTGGTGGTGAACCGCATCGTTTTCATTAGTGGCGGCATTGCCCACGCGGCCTATGGCGGCATTGGGTTAGGCTATTTTTTCCAATTTAATCCCGTCCTGGGTGCGATTCTATTTAGCGTGGTGTCTGCCCTGGGCATGGGCATGGTGCAGCGCAAAACCCAACAACGGGCCGATACGATTATTGGGGTGATGTGGGCGATTGGCATGGCGATCGGTATTATCCTGATTGATTTAACCAAGGGCTACAAAGCCGATCTCCTGAGTTATCTGTTTGGCAGCATTTTGACCGTTTCGTTCAGCGATTTAATCATTATGCTGGTGCTGGATGCGATCATCATTACCCTAGCCGTGCTGTTTTATAAAGAACTCTTGGCGATTTACTTTGATGAACTGTTCGCGACGGTGGTCAATGTTCCTGTCGATGCCATCTATCTGACGTTGCTGTGTATGATTGCGCTGACCATTGTCATGATGATGCGGGTGGTGGGGCTGATTATGGTGATTGCGCTGTTAACGATGCCTGCCGCCACCAGTGCTCAGTTTGTCAGAGATATGAAAAAGATGATGGTACTCGCCAGTTTCTTGGGAATGATCTTTACGACCGTTGGGCTAGGGTTATCCTATTTCCTCAACCTCACCTCTGGTGCCACGATTATTTTGGTCGCCGGAGCAGTGTATTTGTTGAGTCTGCTCATTCAACCGTTGCTCAAGGCATCCGGTCATTCTGAGTTTTGA
- the larB gene encoding nickel pincer cofactor biosynthesis protein LarB, translating to MTDLGMLRQLLDAVAQGQTSPDAALDQIKVLSYEPIEEFAKLDHQRLLRTGFPEVVWGPGKTPDQIAKIMASLAEQNPIVMATRIPYDVYIEIKRYRYLPDLQYYDLARICAIAPTGIEPRYAGTVTLISAGTADLAVAEEAAVTAELFGFHVRRLWDVGVAGIHRLLQNQHYIREADVLIVVAGMEGALPSVVAGLADCPVIAVPTSVGYGASFGGLSALLTMLNSCASGVGVMNIDNGFGAAVLAGQILRTAERLRDRRPKRG from the coding sequence GTGACGGATTTAGGGATGTTGCGGCAGTTGCTAGACGCGGTGGCTCAAGGTCAAACGAGTCCCGATGCTGCCCTGGATCAGATCAAGGTGTTGAGCTACGAGCCGATCGAAGAGTTCGCCAAACTAGACCACCAGCGATTGCTCCGTACGGGCTTTCCAGAGGTGGTGTGGGGGCCAGGAAAAACCCCGGATCAAATTGCCAAAATCATGGCGTCCTTGGCGGAACAGAACCCGATCGTGATGGCGACCCGGATTCCCTACGACGTTTACATTGAGATCAAGCGCTATCGCTATCTCCCGGATTTGCAGTACTATGACCTCGCCCGGATTTGTGCGATCGCCCCAACGGGAATCGAACCGCGCTATGCCGGAACCGTAACCCTCATTTCTGCCGGAACGGCCGATCTTGCCGTTGCTGAAGAAGCCGCCGTCACTGCCGAGCTATTTGGCTTCCACGTCAGGCGGCTTTGGGATGTGGGTGTGGCGGGGATTCATCGGCTGCTCCAGAACCAACACTACATTCGCGAGGCCGATGTGCTGATTGTGGTCGCCGGAATGGAAGGGGCATTGCCCAGCGTCGTTGCCGGATTAGCGGATTGTCCTGTGATCGCGGTGCCCACCAGTGTTGGCTATGGTGCCAGTTTTGGGGGATTGTCGGCCTTGCTTACCATGCTCAATTCCTGTGCCTCTGGGGTGGGGGTGATGAACATTGACAACGGCTTTGGGGCGGCAGTCTTGGCGGGGCAAATCCTACGAACCGCCGAACGGTTGCGCGATCGCCGTCCCAAAAGGGGTTAG